A window of the Brassica oleracea var. oleracea cultivar TO1000 chromosome C1, BOL, whole genome shotgun sequence genome harbors these coding sequences:
- the LOC106343216 gene encoding probable strigolactone esterase D14 homolog yields the protein MSQHNILEALNVRVVGTGDRILVLAHGFGTDQSAWHLILPYFTPTYRVVLYDLVCAGSVNPDYFDFNRYTTLDPYVDDLLNIIDSLGIQNCAYVGHSVSAMIGIIASIRRPELFSKLILIGASPRFLNDDDYHGGFEEGEIEKVFSAMEANYEAWVQGFAPLAVGADVPAAVREFSRTLFNMRPDISLFVSRTVFNSDLRGVLGLVKVPCCVIQTAKDVSVPASVAEYLRDNLGGDTKVETLKTEGHLPHLSAPAQLAQFLRRALPR from the coding sequence ATGAGTCAACACAACATCCTCGAAGCTCTTAACGTCCGGGTCGTGGGCACAGGCGACCGGATCCTAGTCCTAGCCCACGGGTTCGGTACAGACCAATCAGCATGGCACTTAATCCTCCCTTACTTCACTCCCACGTATAGAGTCGTCCTCTACGACCTAGTCTGCGCCGGCAGCGTCAACCCCGACTACTTCGACTTCAACCGATACACCACCCTCGACCCTTACGTCGACGACCTCCTCAACATCATCGACTCTCTCGGCATCCAAAACTGCGCCTACGTGGGCCACTCCGTCTCGGCCATGATCGGTATCATCGCTTCCATCCGCCGCCCTGAGCTTTTCTCGAAGCTCATCCTCATAGGAGCTTCTCCTAGGTTTCTCAACGACGATGACTACCACGGAGGGTTCGAGGAAGGGGAGATAGAGAAGGTGTTCTCGGCTATGGAGGCTAACTACGAGGCTTGGGTTCAGGGGTTCGCGCCTTTGGCTGTTGGAGCTGATGTTCCCGCGGCGGTTAGAGAGTTTAGCCGGACGTTGTTTAACATGCGTCCGGACATATCTCTGTTCGTGTCGAGGACGGTGTTTAATAGTGATCTTAGAGGTGTGCTTGGGTTGGTGAAGGTCCCTTGTTGTGTGATTCAGACGGCTAAGGATGTTTCGGTTCCTGCTTCGGTGGCGGAGTATCTAAGGGATAATCTTGGTGGTGATACGAAGGTGGAGACGCTTAAGACTGAAGGGCATTTGCCGCATCTTAGTGCTCCGGCGCAGCTGGCTCAGTTTCTCCGGCGTGCACTTCCTCGGTGA
- the LOC106341007 gene encoding probable disease resistance protein RPP1, which produces MDLYLLLVTVSATIFTLLGRRIFSFVYGKFRVQENRIIASSPKSTLPRNCTHDVFPSFHGADVRKSFLSYLVKEFGSKGINLFIDNEITRGEFIGPELKKAIQGSRIAIVLLSKGYASSSWCLDELVEIMKCKEDLGQMVIPVFYEVDPTDVKKFGKVFKKTCNGKTNEVIRKWSQALAKVATLAGYHSNNWDNDAKMIEDVAIDVV; this is translated from the exons ATGGATCTTTACCTTCTCCTTGTGACTGTTTCTGCTACCATCTTTACGCTTTTAGGCAGAAGAATCTTTTCTTTTGTTTATGGAAAGTTCAGAGTCCAAGAAAACAGAATAATTGCTTCTTCTCCCAAGTCAACTTTGCCTCGTAACTGCACACACGATGTCTTCCCGAGCTTCCACGGAGCAGATGTCCGGAAATCCTTTCTCAGTTATCTTGTCAAGGAGTTTGGGAGCAAAGGAATAAACCTGTTCATTGATAACGAGATCACTAGAGGAGAGTTTATCGGACCTGAGCTCAAGAAGGCAATCCAAGGATCAAGAATTGCGATTGTGTTGCTCTCGAAAGGATACGCTTCTTCCTCTTGGTGTCTTGACGAGTTAGTGGAGATTATGAAGTGTAAGGAAGATTTAGGTCAAATGGTGATTCCCGTTTTCTATGAAGTGGATCCAACTGATGTCAAGAAGTTTGGGAAAGTCTTCAAAAAAACTTGTAACGGTAAAACAAATGAGGTTATTAGAAAATGGAGTCAAGCTCTAGCAAAAGTGGCCACACTCGCTGGTTACCATTCAAATAACTG GGATAATGATGCAAAAATGATAGAAGATGTTGCCATTGATGTTGTTTAA
- the LOC106335272 gene encoding short-chain type dehydrogenase/reductase-like: protein MAAQSPPLAGRVAIVTGSSRGIGRAIAIHLAEHGARLVINYTTKSSDAELVAAEINELPAITGNGPRAIVVQANVSVPSQVKSLFDGAEKAFESPVHILVNSAGVLDPKYPSIANTSVEDFDRTFSVNTKGAFLCSKEAANRLKQGGGGRIILLTSSMTRGLKPGFGAYAASKAAVETMVKILAKELKGTGITANCVAPGPIATEMFYEGKSSEVVEKIAAENPFGRVGEVRDVVPLVGFLAGDGGEWINGQIIPVNGGYV, encoded by the exons ATGGCTGCACAATCGCCTCCTCTCGCCGGGAGAGTCGCCATAGTCACCGGCTCTTCCCGTGGCATCGGAAGAGCAATAGCGATCCACCTCGCTGAACACGGTGCTAGACTCGTCATCAATTACACAACTAAATCGTCTGACGCCGAGCTCGTCGCGGCGGAGATCAACGAACTTCCCGCCATTACCGGAAACGGACCAAGAGCGATCGTGGTTCAGGCCAACGTTTCAGTGCCAAGTCAGGTGAAATCTCTGTTCGATGGGGCAGAGAAGGCCTTCGAGTCGCCGGTTCATATTCTGGTTAACTCGGCGGGAGTACTCGATCCCAAGTACCCTTCGATCGCAAACACATCAGTCGAAGATTTTGATCGCACTTTCAG TGTCAATACAAAAGGGGCTTTCCTGTGCAGCAAGGAAGCTGCCAATAGGCTCAAACAAGGAGGCGGTGGTCGGATCATACTCCTCACATCTTCCATGACGCGAGGTTTGAAGCCTGGATTCGGCGCCTATGCAGCATCAAAAGCAGCAGTTGAAACGATGGTTAAGATTCTTGCGAAAGAGCTCAAAGGAACAGGGATCACTGCAAACTGTGTAGCTCCAGGACCCATAGCCACTGAGATGTTCTATGAAGGAAAGAGCTCGGAGGTTGTGGAGAAGATAGCCGCAGAGAATCCTTTTGGGAGAGTCGGCGAAGTCAGAGACGTGGTGCCTCTCGTTGGGTTCTTGGCTGGTGATGGTGGTGAATGGATCAACGGTCAGATCATTCCTGTTAATGGTGGTTATGTGTAA
- the LOC106327671 gene encoding uncharacterized protein LOC106327671 isoform X1, which translates to MYYQNQHQGKSILSSSRMHLPSERHTFLRGGNSPGDSGLILSIDAKPRLKWTPDLHERFIEAVNQLGGADKATPKTIMKVMGIPGLTLYHLKSHLQKYRLSKNLNGQANISLNKIGMMTMMEEKSPDADEIQSESLSIGPQPNKNSPISEALHMQIEVQRRLHEQLEVQRHLQLKIEAQGKYLQSVLEKAQETLGKQNLGEAGLEAAKVHLSEFVSKVSAEYPNTSFLEQKEFQNLCTQRMQPPDFSLKSCLTSSERAQKNPKILENKLRTYLGDSTSEKKEPMFQRMELTWTEGLRRNPHLSTMVSDAEQRVSYSERSPARLSIGVGMHGHRDHQQVNNEFKDERFKDKSEDHKIETQGTTTELDLNTRVDNYCTTRPKQFDLNGFSWN; encoded by the exons ATGTATTACCAAAACCAGCACCAAGGAAAGAGCATACTCTCTTCTTCAAGAATGCACTTACCTTCTGAGAGGCATACCTTCCTTAGAGGAGGGAATAGTCCAGGAGATTCTGGTCTCATCCTTTCAATCGATGCAAAGCCACGGTTAAAATGGACTCCAGATCTTCATGAGAGATTCATTGAAGCAGTTAATCAACTTGGTGGAGCAGATA AAGCTACTCCTAAAACAATCATGAAAGTCATGGGTATTCCAGGTCTTACTTTATACCATCTCAAAAGTCATCTTCAG AAATACAGGCTGAGCAAGAATCTCAACGGACAAGCTAACATCAGCTTAAACAAAATAG GTATGATGACCATGATGGAAGAAAAGAGCCCTGATGCAGATGAAATTCAAAGTGAGAGTTTAAGCATTGGACCACAGCCAAATAA GAACTCGCCTATAAGTGAAGCACTACATATGCAAATAGAGGTCCAAAGAAGGCTTCATGAGCAACTTGAG GTACAGCGACATTTGCAGCTCAAAATAGAGGCTCAAGGAAAGTACCTGCAATCAGTTTTGGAGAAGGCGCAAGAGACTCTTGGAAAACAAAACCTCGGTGAAGCTGGACTCGAAGCTGCCAAAGTTCACCTCTCTGAGTTTGTATCTAAAGTATCAGCAGAGTACCCAAACACTAGCTTCCTAGAACAAAAAGAGTTCCAAAACCTATGCACACAACGGATGCAACCACCTGATTTCTCCCTAAAAAGCTGCTTAACCTCAAGCGAGAGAGCTCAGAAGAACCCTAAAATACTAGAGAACAAACTAAGAACATATCTTGGTGATTCAACATCCGAGAAGAAAGAACCAATGTTCCAACGGATGGAGCTCACGTGGACGGAAGGTCTAAGAAGGAATCCACATCTTTCAACAATGGTTAGTGACGCAGAACAAAGAGTTTCGTATTCAGAGAGAAGTCCAGCTAGGTTGTCAATAGGAGTAGGAATGCATGGACACAGAGATCATCAACAAGTCAACAATGAGTTTAAAGATGAAAGATTCAAAGACAAGAGTGAAGATCATAAGATTGAAACCCAAGGCACAACAACAGAGCTAGATCTTAACACTCGAGTTGATAACTATTGTACAACGCGTCCTAAACAGTTCGACTTAAATGGTTTTAGCTGGAACTGA
- the LOC106327671 gene encoding uncharacterized protein LOC106327671 isoform X2 codes for MYYQNQHQGKSILSSSRMHLPSERHTFLRGGNSPGDSGLILSIDAKPRLKWTPDLHERFIEAVNQLGGADKATPKTIMKVMGIPGLTLYHLKSHLQKYRLSKNLNGQANISLNKIGMMTMMEEKSPDADEIQSESLSIGPQPNKNSPISEALHMQIEVQRRLHEQLELKIEAQGKYLQSVLEKAQETLGKQNLGEAGLEAAKVHLSEFVSKVSAEYPNTSFLEQKEFQNLCTQRMQPPDFSLKSCLTSSERAQKNPKILENKLRTYLGDSTSEKKEPMFQRMELTWTEGLRRNPHLSTMVSDAEQRVSYSERSPARLSIGVGMHGHRDHQQVNNEFKDERFKDKSEDHKIETQGTTTELDLNTRVDNYCTTRPKQFDLNGFSWN; via the exons ATGTATTACCAAAACCAGCACCAAGGAAAGAGCATACTCTCTTCTTCAAGAATGCACTTACCTTCTGAGAGGCATACCTTCCTTAGAGGAGGGAATAGTCCAGGAGATTCTGGTCTCATCCTTTCAATCGATGCAAAGCCACGGTTAAAATGGACTCCAGATCTTCATGAGAGATTCATTGAAGCAGTTAATCAACTTGGTGGAGCAGATA AAGCTACTCCTAAAACAATCATGAAAGTCATGGGTATTCCAGGTCTTACTTTATACCATCTCAAAAGTCATCTTCAG AAATACAGGCTGAGCAAGAATCTCAACGGACAAGCTAACATCAGCTTAAACAAAATAG GTATGATGACCATGATGGAAGAAAAGAGCCCTGATGCAGATGAAATTCAAAGTGAGAGTTTAAGCATTGGACCACAGCCAAATAA GAACTCGCCTATAAGTGAAGCACTACATATGCAAATAGAGGTCCAAAGAAGGCTTCATGAGCAACTTGAG CTCAAAATAGAGGCTCAAGGAAAGTACCTGCAATCAGTTTTGGAGAAGGCGCAAGAGACTCTTGGAAAACAAAACCTCGGTGAAGCTGGACTCGAAGCTGCCAAAGTTCACCTCTCTGAGTTTGTATCTAAAGTATCAGCAGAGTACCCAAACACTAGCTTCCTAGAACAAAAAGAGTTCCAAAACCTATGCACACAACGGATGCAACCACCTGATTTCTCCCTAAAAAGCTGCTTAACCTCAAGCGAGAGAGCTCAGAAGAACCCTAAAATACTAGAGAACAAACTAAGAACATATCTTGGTGATTCAACATCCGAGAAGAAAGAACCAATGTTCCAACGGATGGAGCTCACGTGGACGGAAGGTCTAAGAAGGAATCCACATCTTTCAACAATGGTTAGTGACGCAGAACAAAGAGTTTCGTATTCAGAGAGAAGTCCAGCTAGGTTGTCAATAGGAGTAGGAATGCATGGACACAGAGATCATCAACAAGTCAACAATGAGTTTAAAGATGAAAGATTCAAAGACAAGAGTGAAGATCATAAGATTGAAACCCAAGGCACAACAACAGAGCTAGATCTTAACACTCGAGTTGATAACTATTGTACAACGCGTCCTAAACAGTTCGACTTAAATGGTTTTAGCTGGAACTGA
- the LOC106328426 gene encoding uncharacterized protein LOC106328426: MGRNLGSAFREELANLDKDPDTNKTAMSNLRTIVKDLDAKALHVFLAQLSETKEIGSDSGGGYTVSLFEDLARSHGVKIAPHVETIMPGIVRTLSSCGGALSVQQACSKAVAAIARYGIDPATAEDKKKNLIHSLCKPLSDSLLDSQHLDLGASLCLKSLVDCDSWRFASSEMVNTLCQSLAVSLEAASESHMALVIALAKRNAFTVEAYAMLFVKSGLRILDLGVVEGDAQKRVLAVQMLNFLMKYLNPKSMSSEVELVLQEMEKHVEDEVYFVRVAVHETLGTKE; the protein is encoded by the exons ATGGGGAGAAACCTCGGTTCAGCGTTTAGAGAAGAGTTGGCTAACCTTGACAAAGATCCAGATACCAACAAGACTGCAATGAGCAACTTGAGAACCATTGTGAAAGATTTGGACGCAAAAGCTCTACATGTGTTTCTCGCTCAACTTTCTGAAACCAAAGAGATCGGTTCCGACTCTGGTGGTGGCTACACGGTTTCTCTCTTTGAAGACCTTGCTCGTTCCCACGGAGTCAAAATCGCTCCCCATGTAGAAACCATCATGCCGGGTATCGTACGGACGCTGAGCTCTTGTGGAGGGGCGTTAAGTGTTCAACAGGCATGCTCAAAGGCGGTTGCTGCTATTGCTAGATACGGAATCGATCCTGCAACGGCGGAAGACAAGAAAAAGAATCTGATCCATTCTCTTTGTAAACCTCTCTCTGACTCTCTTTTAGACTCTCAGCATCTTGATTTGGGAGCTTCTCTCTGCTTGAAGTCGCTTGTGGACTGCGACAGCTGGCGTTTTGCTTCTAGTGAAATGGTTAATACCCTTTGTCAGAGCTTAGCTGTTTCTCTCGAAGCCGCTTCTGAGTCTCACATGGCGCTTGTGATAGCTCTCGCTAAGCGCAATGCTTTTACAGTTGAGGCGTACGCGAT GCTTTTTGTGAAGTCTGGCCTGAGGATTCTTGATTTGGGCGTTGTGGAGGGTGATGCTCAGAAACGGGTTTTGGCTGTGCAGATGCTTAACTTCTTGATGAAGTATCTGAACCCCAAGAGTATGTCTTCTGAGGTGGAGCTTGTGTTGCAAGAGATGGAGAAACACGTGGAGGATGAGGTGTATTTTGTGAGAGTGGCTGTTCATGAGACCTTGGGTACAAAAGAATAA